One Streptomyces mobaraensis NBRC 13819 = DSM 40847 DNA segment encodes these proteins:
- a CDS encoding MMPL family transporter yields the protein MADKKTGSDTLTADEPPAARRLAARLALRRRDPLGPAVPSGRHRRVAPPTAAKERTDVPGAVARWAYRHCRLVLGSAACLFLLCALVGLSAGDRWSNGGVIADGTAAQRAERAAERLGAGTPDLVVYARSGRPVDAPEVAERGRRMTELAARTPGVASALSYWNTGQEPLRSTDGRGALLRVDLKGGESETARTARTLVPALRAAASGLELSVSGPAWVNVSATDQAKRDLLRSELFALPAAFAVLALAFGSLTATLVPLGIGLTAASGALALLAAVTRLTPVSVFAVNLSCALGFGLAVDYALFTLARYREERARGLDAEAAIGRAMSTTGRAVAFCALTMAWCMASLLVFPLGLIRSLAIASLVVVGFCAAGTLFLIPALVAALGSRLDDARPPFRLPWRPRAADPSGSPFWRRVAVTVTRRPLPWALAGAALLLGLAAPVVGLRPALMDETILPRHAEARSTAEAVRADFAHVPERQLTVVLPRTDPVTGAARLDAYARRLAALPGAARVSTEAGDYAGGRLTAPRQVDAGGRHGTLVVVFAADAPQSPRTAALVEAVRGTSAPGPAEVAGAAVHLADTERAVTGALGWWAALMLSGVFVMLLLLTRSPLVAVKAAVLGGLSIGAAVGLMVLLFQRTHLLGPPAGGGGDTLEITMPLLAAALAFGLCVDYEVFLVARMAEEWRRTRRNTASIVFGIEHTGRLFTAAALVVAVSMGALIAARVSLLVILGATIAAIVLLDATVVRSLLVPAVMRLAGRANWWSPAPRRRTAPAADGSPVPE from the coding sequence ATGGCCGACAAGAAGACCGGAAGCGACACGCTCACGGCGGACGAGCCGCCCGCGGCGCGCCGCCTCGCCGCGCGCCTCGCGCTGCGCCGACGCGACCCCCTCGGTCCCGCCGTCCCCTCGGGCCGCCACCGCCGGGTGGCACCCCCAACCGCCGCCAAGGAGCGGACCGACGTGCCGGGCGCGGTGGCACGGTGGGCGTACCGGCACTGCAGGCTCGTACTCGGCTCGGCGGCCTGCCTGTTCCTGCTCTGCGCCCTCGTGGGGCTGAGCGCGGGCGACCGGTGGTCCAACGGCGGCGTCATCGCCGACGGCACGGCCGCGCAGCGGGCCGAGCGGGCCGCCGAACGGCTGGGGGCGGGCACACCGGACCTCGTCGTGTACGCCCGTTCCGGGCGCCCGGTCGACGCGCCCGAGGTGGCGGAGCGGGGCCGGCGGATGACCGAACTGGCCGCGCGGACCCCGGGGGTCGCGTCCGCGCTGTCGTACTGGAACACGGGGCAGGAACCGCTCCGTTCCACCGACGGCCGGGGCGCGCTGCTGCGCGTCGACCTCAAGGGGGGTGAGTCCGAGACCGCCCGTACCGCCCGGACTCTCGTCCCGGCCCTGCGGGCCGCCGCCTCCGGGCTCGAACTGTCGGTGAGCGGTCCCGCCTGGGTCAACGTGTCCGCCACCGACCAGGCGAAGCGGGACCTGCTGCGGTCGGAGCTGTTCGCCCTGCCGGCGGCGTTCGCCGTCCTGGCGCTGGCCTTCGGTTCCCTGACCGCCACGCTCGTCCCCCTGGGCATCGGCCTGACCGCGGCGTCGGGGGCCCTGGCCCTGCTGGCGGCGGTGACCCGGCTGACGCCGGTCTCGGTCTTCGCCGTCAACCTCAGCTGCGCCCTCGGCTTCGGACTGGCCGTCGACTACGCCCTGTTCACTCTCGCCCGGTACCGGGAGGAGCGCGCCCGGGGGCTGGACGCGGAGGCGGCCATCGGGCGGGCGATGTCCACCACCGGCCGCGCCGTGGCCTTCTGCGCCCTGACGATGGCGTGGTGCATGGCGTCGCTCCTCGTCTTCCCGCTGGGGCTGATCCGGTCGCTGGCGATCGCCTCGCTCGTCGTCGTGGGGTTCTGCGCGGCCGGCACCCTGTTCCTGATCCCCGCCCTGGTGGCGGCCCTGGGGAGCCGGCTCGACGACGCGAGGCCGCCCTTCCGCCTGCCCTGGCGCCCCCGCGCCGCCGACCCGTCGGGCAGCCCCTTCTGGCGGCGGGTCGCCGTGACGGTGACCAGGCGGCCCCTGCCGTGGGCGCTGGCCGGGGCCGCCCTGTTGCTGGGGCTGGCGGCACCCGTCGTCGGGCTGCGGCCCGCGCTGATGGACGAGACCATCCTGCCTCGGCACGCCGAGGCCCGGTCCACCGCGGAAGCCGTCCGGGCGGACTTCGCCCACGTCCCCGAACGGCAGTTGACGGTGGTGCTGCCGCGGACGGACCCGGTGACCGGCGCGGCCCGGCTGGACGCCTACGCCCGGCGCCTGGCGGCGCTGCCCGGCGCGGCCCGGGTGAGCACCGAGGCCGGGGACTACGCCGGCGGGCGGCTCACCGCCCCACGGCAGGTCGACGCGGGCGGGCGGCACGGCACGCTGGTCGTGGTGTTCGCCGCGGACGCCCCTCAATCACCGCGCACCGCCGCCCTGGTCGAGGCCGTCCGCGGCACCTCCGCACCGGGACCGGCCGAGGTCGCGGGCGCCGCCGTGCACCTCGCCGACACCGAGCGGGCCGTGACGGGAGCCCTCGGCTGGTGGGCGGCACTGATGCTCAGCGGTGTCTTCGTCATGCTCCTGCTCCTCACCCGCAGCCCCCTCGTCGCGGTGAAGGCCGCGGTCCTGGGCGGCCTCAGCATCGGGGCGGCGGTCGGGCTGATGGTGCTGCTCTTCCAGCGGACGCACCTCCTCGGCCCCCCGGCCGGCGGGGGCGGGGACACGCTGGAGATCACCATGCCGCTGCTGGCCGCCGCCCTGGCCTTCGGCCTCTGCGTGGACTACGAGGTCTTCCTCGTCGCGCGCATGGCGGAGGAGTGGCGGCGCACCCGGCGGAACACCGCCTCCATCGTGTTCGGCATCGAGCACACCGGCCGGCTGTTCACTGCCGCCGCCCTGGTGGTCGCCGTGAGCATGGGGGCGCTGATCGCGGCCCGGGTCAGCCTCCTGGTGATCCTCGGCGCGACGATCGCCGCGATCGTCCTCCTCGACGCCACCGTCGTGCGGAGCCTGCTCGTCCCGGCGGTGATGCGGCTGGCGGGCCGCGCGAACTGGTGGTCACCGGCGCCGCGCCGGCGCACGGCACCCGCGGCCGACGGATCGCCGGTCCCCGAGTAG
- a CDS encoding glycosyltransferase — protein MSKKITIVSVGLRGDVQSLAALGVALKNRGFEVQLIGAARYADTVRGTGVVYSAVEPDPDELLATPGGQRLLVCGDNPVAFARWMRQVGGPAADRLFRGISTVARPSDCVVYSPLAVPAQSLAERWDVPSFAASSVPLRPTRHFSPSGLGRSLGPLGNVWSLRLAEQVIWQVFRRRVNAWRTGVLGLSPWPLTGPFGEWRRESRPTLYCYSPSVLPAPPDWPSSEHVTGYWLLDTPSGWEPPRELAEFLDVPGPPVVYAGFGSMLTDDQWGRHELVRGALRQAGARGVLLGDPEVTPSDDLVHVVPSVPHSWLFPRVAAVVHHGGAATVGAGLTAGIPTVVCPHFFDQPFWGSLVHRLGVGPSPIPASELTTRNLAGAIVRAVNDRDMRRRAEWFGRRLRAESGVEAACDIVERSLERAGSRVALTS, from the coding sequence ATGTCGAAAAAAATTACCATCGTTTCCGTAGGGCTTCGCGGAGACGTCCAGTCGCTCGCCGCGCTGGGCGTGGCCCTGAAAAACAGGGGTTTCGAGGTGCAGTTGATCGGGGCCGCGCGGTATGCGGACACCGTGCGCGGTACGGGGGTGGTGTACAGCGCCGTGGAACCGGATCCCGACGAGCTGCTCGCGACGCCGGGCGGGCAGCGGTTGCTGGTGTGCGGGGACAATCCCGTGGCTTTCGCCCGGTGGATGCGGCAGGTGGGCGGGCCCGCCGCGGACCGGCTGTTCCGGGGGATCTCCACGGTGGCGCGGCCGAGTGACTGCGTCGTCTATTCGCCGCTGGCGGTTCCCGCGCAGAGTCTCGCTGAGCGCTGGGACGTGCCGTCGTTCGCGGCGTCGTCCGTTCCGCTGCGCCCCACCCGTCATTTCTCCCCGAGCGGTTTGGGCCGTTCCCTGGGGCCGTTGGGGAACGTGTGGAGCCTCCGGCTCGCCGAGCAGGTGATCTGGCAGGTGTTCCGCCGCCGTGTCAACGCTTGGCGGACGGGCGTTCTGGGCCTTTCCCCGTGGCCTTTGACGGGGCCGTTCGGGGAATGGCGTCGTGAATCGCGGCCCACGTTGTACTGCTACAGCCCGTCCGTGCTCCCGGCCCCTCCCGACTGGCCGTCGAGTGAACACGTCACCGGGTACTGGCTCCTGGACACGCCTTCCGGATGGGAGCCGCCTCGTGAACTGGCGGAGTTCCTCGACGTCCCGGGTCCGCCGGTCGTCTACGCCGGATTCGGCAGCATGCTCACCGACGACCAGTGGGGCCGCCACGAGCTGGTGCGCGGTGCCCTTCGCCAGGCCGGTGCCCGGGGTGTGCTGCTCGGGGATCCGGAAGTGACGCCTTCCGACGATCTGGTCCACGTCGTCCCGAGCGTTCCGCATTCCTGGCTCTTTCCCCGGGTGGCCGCGGTCGTCCACCACGGGGGAGCCGCCACCGTGGGCGCCGGTCTGACGGCGGGAATTCCCACGGTCGTCTGCCCCCATTTCTTCGACCAGCCGTTCTGGGGGTCGCTCGTGCACCGACTGGGGGTGGGGCCGAGCCCGATCCCGGCGTCCGAACTGACGACCCGCAACCTGGCGGGAGCCATCGTGCGGGCGGTGAACGACCGGGACATGCGCCGCAGGGCCGAGTGGTTCGGCCGTCGGCTGCGAGCGGAGTCCGGCGTCGAGGCGGCCTGCGACATCGTGGAGCGCTCCCTTGAACGGGCGGGCAGCCGGGTCGCGTTGACCAGCTGA
- the rph gene encoding rifamycin-inactivating phosphotransferase, producing MSERYVLDLGEVDETRTAVVGGKGAHLGALARLDGVRVPDGFCVTTDAFRRIMAEAPSIDEPLDRLSRVDPDDREAVRTLSAEIRRILEGVAVPDDVASAITRALAGLGEGTACAVRSSATAEDLPTASFAGQQDTYLNVVGPTAVLRHVSRCWASLFTERAVTYRRRNGIDHRAVHMAVVVQRMVVPRSSGVLFTADPVTGNRKVATVDAGFGLGEALVSGLVNPDVFTVREDEVVARTIAVKRRALHASPGGGTREVAIDAGRREQPALTDEEAVRLVRLGRRIEAHFGRPQDIEWCLADDGFRIVQSRPITTLFPVPEAGDEENHVYVSVGHGQMMTDPMKPLGLSMWRLTAMVPMHEAGGRLFVDVTRRLAAPASRAALLDVIGRGDPLTRDALETVLDRADFVAPLPDEAPAGSSLSGAGEPPAPLENDPAVVTELVRRSRESIAALEGDIRTKTGPALFDFLLEAFEEHKRVLTDPLSMRVIMAGMEATWWLNDKLREWLGEKSAADTLTLSAPGNVTSEMGLALLDVADVIRPRPEVVAFLRGVKAQDAEDGDFLDELPKLPGGTEARDAIVAYLDRYGMRCVGEIDITRPRWRERPATLVPVILDSVGNFEPGAAGRRFEEGRRKAEEKERDVLSRLRALPDGDRKAAETKRMIDRVRTFIGYREYPKYDIISRYFVYKRALLEEAGRLARDGVLAAKEDAFYLTFGEFRDAVRSHRVDGRLIERREEAFRSYHALTPPRVLTSDGEALTGAYRRDDAPAGALIGLPVSAGTVEGRARVILDMADADLEPGDILVTAFTDPSWSPLFVGIAGLVTEVGGLMTHGAVVAREYGLPAVVGVERATRLIRDGQRIRVHGTDGYVEILD from the coding sequence ATGAGCGAGCGGTACGTGCTGGACCTCGGGGAGGTCGACGAGACGCGGACCGCGGTCGTCGGCGGCAAGGGCGCGCACCTGGGCGCGCTGGCGCGGCTCGACGGCGTCCGTGTGCCGGACGGGTTCTGTGTGACGACGGACGCCTTCCGGCGGATCATGGCGGAAGCGCCGTCGATCGACGAACCGCTCGACCGGCTGTCGCGGGTGGACCCGGACGACCGGGAGGCGGTCCGCACGCTCAGCGCGGAGATCCGCCGGATCCTCGAAGGGGTCGCCGTCCCGGACGACGTCGCATCGGCGATCACGCGGGCGCTCGCCGGGCTCGGCGAGGGGACCGCCTGCGCCGTCCGGTCCAGCGCCACGGCGGAGGACCTGCCGACGGCCTCCTTCGCCGGCCAGCAGGACACATACCTGAACGTCGTGGGACCGACGGCCGTCCTCCGGCACGTCAGCCGATGCTGGGCCTCGCTGTTCACCGAGCGGGCCGTGACCTACCGCCGCCGGAACGGCATCGACCACCGCGCGGTCCACATGGCCGTGGTCGTGCAGCGGATGGTCGTCCCGCGCTCGTCCGGCGTCCTGTTCACGGCCGACCCCGTCACGGGGAACCGGAAGGTCGCCACCGTGGACGCCGGTTTCGGCCTGGGCGAAGCCCTGGTCTCCGGCCTGGTGAACCCGGACGTCTTCACGGTGCGGGAGGACGAGGTCGTCGCCAGGACGATCGCCGTGAAACGGCGGGCCCTGCACGCCTCGCCCGGCGGCGGTACGCGGGAGGTGGCGATCGACGCAGGGCGGCGGGAACAGCCGGCGCTGACGGACGAGGAGGCCGTGCGGCTGGTGCGGCTCGGGCGGCGGATCGAAGCGCACTTCGGCCGTCCGCAGGACATCGAGTGGTGCCTGGCCGACGACGGTTTCCGCATCGTCCAGAGCCGGCCGATCACCACGTTGTTCCCCGTCCCCGAGGCCGGCGACGAGGAGAACCACGTCTATGTCTCCGTCGGTCACGGGCAGATGATGACGGATCCCATGAAGCCCCTGGGCCTCTCCATGTGGCGGCTGACGGCCATGGTGCCCATGCACGAGGCCGGGGGCAGGCTGTTCGTCGACGTCACCCGGCGCCTGGCCGCGCCCGCGAGCCGCGCCGCCCTCCTGGACGTGATCGGCAGGGGCGACCCGCTGACCAGGGACGCTCTGGAGACCGTCCTCGACCGTGCCGACTTCGTCGCGCCGCTTCCGGACGAGGCCCCGGCCGGGTCGTCCTTGAGCGGGGCCGGCGAACCGCCCGCCCCGCTCGAGAACGACCCGGCCGTCGTCACCGAGCTGGTCCGGCGGAGCCGGGAGTCCATCGCCGCCCTGGAGGGCGACATCCGGACGAAGACCGGGCCGGCGCTGTTCGACTTCCTGCTGGAGGCGTTCGAGGAGCACAAGCGGGTCCTCACCGATCCGCTGAGCATGCGGGTGATCATGGCGGGGATGGAGGCCACCTGGTGGCTCAACGACAAGCTGAGGGAGTGGCTGGGGGAGAAGAGCGCCGCCGACACGCTCACCCTGTCCGCCCCCGGCAACGTCACGTCGGAGATGGGGCTGGCGCTGCTCGACGTCGCGGATGTGATCCGCCCGCGGCCGGAGGTGGTGGCGTTCCTCCGGGGCGTGAAGGCGCAGGACGCGGAGGACGGGGACTTCCTCGACGAGTTGCCGAAACTCCCGGGCGGCACCGAGGCGCGTGACGCGATCGTGGCCTATCTCGACCGGTACGGCATGCGCTGCGTCGGCGAGATCGACATCACGAGGCCGCGCTGGCGCGAACGCCCCGCCACGCTCGTGCCCGTCATCCTCGACAGCGTAGGGAACTTCGAACCGGGCGCCGCCGGGCGGCGCTTCGAGGAGGGGCGGCGGAAGGCGGAGGAGAAGGAGCGGGACGTCCTGTCGCGGCTGCGGGCCCTGCCGGACGGCGACCGGAAGGCCGCCGAGACCAAGCGGATGATCGACCGCGTCAGGACCTTCATCGGGTACCGGGAGTACCCGAAGTACGACATCATCAGCCGCTACTTCGTGTACAAGCGGGCCCTGCTGGAGGAGGCCGGGCGTCTCGCGCGGGACGGCGTGCTGGCCGCGAAGGAGGACGCCTTCTACCTCACCTTCGGGGAATTCCGCGACGCCGTGCGCTCGCACCGGGTGGACGGCCGGCTCATCGAGCGGCGCGAGGAAGCGTTCCGTTCGTACCACGCGCTCACCCCGCCCCGGGTCCTCACGTCCGACGGCGAGGCCCTGACCGGGGCCTACCGGCGTGACGACGCGCCGGCCGGCGCCCTGATCGGCCTGCCGGTCTCCGCCGGGACCGTCGAGGGGAGGGCCCGCGTCATCCTCGACATGGCGGACGCCGATCTCGAACCGGGCGACATCCTCGTCACGGCCTTCACCGACCCCAGCTGGTCACCGCTGTTCGTCGGCATCGCGGGCCTGGTGACGGAGGTGGGCGGCCTGATGACCCACGGCGCGGTGGTCGCCCGCGAGTACGGCCTGCCGGCCGTCGTGGGCGTGGAACGCGCCACCCGCCTGATCCGGGACGGGCAGCGCATCCGCGTGCACGGAACCGACGGGTACGTCGAGATCCTGGATTGA